Proteins encoded within one genomic window of Sulfurovum sp. XGS-02:
- a CDS encoding RluA family pseudouridine synthase: protein MNQFTAAASGRLDKILANQLDVSRNQIEKLIKEGLVSVNGKTIIKTSFKVEEDDEIAYAFKEAEKREVAPVDFDVEVIYEDEYLLVVNKPAGLVVHPAPSVKEPTLVDWLIHKGISLSTISGEERYGIVHRIDKETTGALVVAKDNKVHEALSLQLQDKSMGRYYLALIDHPLKENIVVDKPIGRNPKNRLKMDVVPDGRNAKTAFVKLLTSQHNVELIAAKLFTGRTHQIRVHLNTLGRHILGDDLYGFKSKRDKISRVNLHAYLLYLVHPVSGKRMEFVAPLFDDMKMYISKNFDQGEVDEKIDPHTLGSLFDHL from the coding sequence ATGAATCAATTTACAGCTGCAGCATCAGGACGTCTAGACAAGATACTCGCCAACCAATTAGACGTAAGCCGTAACCAGATAGAAAAGCTCATCAAAGAAGGGTTGGTATCCGTCAATGGCAAAACGATCATAAAAACCAGTTTTAAGGTAGAAGAGGATGATGAGATAGCCTATGCGTTCAAAGAGGCTGAGAAACGTGAAGTGGCACCTGTGGACTTTGATGTCGAGGTGATCTATGAAGATGAGTATCTTTTGGTAGTGAACAAACCTGCCGGCCTTGTGGTCCATCCCGCACCTTCGGTCAAAGAGCCTACACTGGTAGATTGGCTGATCCATAAGGGTATTTCCCTTTCCACGATCAGCGGGGAAGAACGCTATGGTATCGTGCACCGTATCGATAAAGAGACGACGGGTGCACTGGTCGTGGCCAAGGACAACAAAGTGCATGAAGCGCTGAGTCTGCAGCTCCAGGACAAGAGTATGGGACGTTACTATCTGGCATTGATCGATCACCCGCTCAAAGAGAACATCGTTGTCGATAAACCCATAGGACGTAACCCTAAAAACAGACTCAAAATGGATGTGGTCCCGGATGGTCGAAACGCTAAAACAGCCTTCGTAAAACTCCTCACAAGCCAACACAATGTTGAACTGATCGCAGCAAAACTGTTTACGGGAAGAACCCATCAGATACGGGTACATTTAAATACGCTTGGACGCCATATTTTGGGTGATGATTTATATGGCTTTAAGAGCAAAAGAGATAAAATTTCCAGAGTTAACTTGCATGCATATTTACTCTATCTGGTCCACCCTGTAAGCGGTAAAAGAATGGAGTTTGTCGCCCCACTTTTTGATGATATGAAAATGTATATATCTAAAAATTTCGATCAAGGTGAAGTAGATGAAAAAATCGATCCTCATACTCTGGGCAGTCTCTTTGATCACCTTTAA
- a CDS encoding cell division ATP-binding protein FtsE has product MSNVIHASHLTLTYGKAGKEVIKDANFSIKKGEFVFITGPSGSGKSTLLKALYGKLRPSEGNLVVGGLDLANVSQRKLQELRTHMGIIFQDYKLVNEWTVKKNVVLPLMIAGYDSEIQDTQARRLLKHVKLPEHADKYPLELSGGEQQRVGVARALAKNPVVILADEPTGNLDDYSSNVIWDLMENACQQLDTTVLVVTHKIPTIFSLPYRHFIIESKGVYEVH; this is encoded by the coding sequence ATGTCCAATGTGATCCACGCTTCACATCTTACCCTTACCTATGGAAAAGCGGGGAAAGAGGTCATTAAAGATGCCAACTTCAGCATAAAAAAAGGTGAGTTTGTCTTTATCACGGGACCGAGTGGTTCAGGTAAATCTACACTGCTTAAAGCACTGTACGGAAAGCTGAGACCAAGTGAAGGCAATCTTGTTGTGGGTGGACTTGATCTGGCTAATGTCAGCCAACGTAAACTGCAAGAGCTCAGAACCCATATGGGTATCATTTTCCAGGATTATAAACTTGTGAATGAATGGACCGTGAAAAAAAATGTTGTTCTCCCCTTGATGATAGCAGGATACGATAGTGAGATACAGGATACGCAGGCACGAAGACTGCTTAAACATGTAAAACTTCCTGAACATGCAGATAAATATCCATTGGAATTGAGCGGTGGAGAACAGCAGCGTGTGGGTGTGGCGAGAGCATTGGCGAAAAATCCGGTGGTGATACTTGCAGATGAGCCTACGGGTAACCTGGATGATTATTCTTCCAATGTGATCTGGGACCTGATGGAAAATGCCTGTCAGCAGCTTGATACCACTGTTTTGGTTGTTACACACAAAATTCCAACGATCTTCTCCTTACCTTATAGACATTTTATTATCGAGAGCAAGGGTGTGTATGAAGTTCATTAA
- a CDS encoding ATP-binding protein, translating into MDDNQRRAASKSIPISKKLLKLAGKTNAEFKLIGEGDKVLVGLSGGKDSLALVHILKHIQRHAPFHFEFEACTVKYGMPDEHYEFLSKHCEEYGIKHTVYDTNIYEISNDTIRENSSFCSYFSRMRRGALYSFAEEGGFTKVALGHHFDDTVESFFMNMFYNGTMRALAPIYKTSRGFHLIRPLIQARETQLRAFAEENNLQVIGDEACPAMLKKVKMPYARATTKAWLAELEKENKDIFKMFRASFKHIHDDTFFDPARWDRDDIEEEL; encoded by the coding sequence TTGGACGATAATCAAAGACGTGCTGCTTCTAAAAGCATACCCATAAGCAAAAAACTGCTCAAGTTGGCAGGGAAGACCAATGCAGAGTTCAAACTGATAGGTGAGGGAGATAAAGTACTGGTCGGACTGAGCGGAGGTAAAGATTCCCTTGCACTTGTACACATCTTGAAACATATACAGAGGCACGCACCTTTTCACTTTGAATTTGAAGCCTGTACGGTCAAATATGGTATGCCGGATGAACACTATGAATTCTTGAGCAAGCATTGTGAAGAGTATGGTATCAAGCATACCGTCTATGACACCAACATTTATGAAATTTCAAATGATACGATCAGGGAAAACTCTTCATTTTGTTCCTATTTCTCACGTATGAGAAGAGGGGCACTTTATAGTTTTGCCGAAGAGGGTGGTTTCACCAAGGTGGCACTTGGGCATCACTTTGATGACACGGTAGAGAGCTTTTTCATGAATATGTTCTATAATGGAACCATGAGGGCTTTGGCACCTATTTATAAAACAAGCAGAGGTTTTCACCTGATACGCCCGCTGATCCAAGCCCGAGAGACACAGCTTCGTGCTTTTGCCGAAGAAAATAACTTACAGGTGATCGGTGATGAAGCCTGCCCTGCCATGTTAAAAAAGGTAAAGATGCCCTATGCTAGAGCTACGACCAAAGCATGGTTGGCTGAACTTGAAAAAGAGAATAAAGATATCTTTAAAATGTTCCGGGCTTCATTTAAACATATCCATGATGATACTTTTTTTGACCCTGCACGCTGGGACCGAGATGATATAGAGGAAGAGCTGTGA
- a CDS encoding 5'-methylthioadenosine/adenosylhomocysteine nucleosidase, producing the protein MTSQKIAIMGAMPEEIEPIIDKLENVQTDVYGDNKYYEGTYHGQEVVVAYSKIGKVFATLTATTLIEKFGCDILLFSGVAGAISDELKIGDLIIANGLCQHDLDITAFGHPFGYVPEGNVCISTDTVLRDIAKTVAKEKGLTIKEGIIATGDQFIADPERKEWIKSTFKADALEMEGASVAVVCNALNVPFFILRAISDSADMDASFNFDAFLESSAKISADFILSMVDTIGR; encoded by the coding sequence ATGACAAGTCAAAAAATTGCCATCATGGGTGCAATGCCTGAAGAGATAGAACCTATTATCGATAAACTTGAGAATGTACAAACGGATGTATATGGTGATAATAAATACTATGAAGGTACCTACCATGGGCAAGAAGTGGTTGTGGCCTATTCCAAAATAGGTAAAGTCTTTGCTACATTAACAGCAACCACGCTCATAGAAAAATTTGGCTGTGATATACTCCTTTTTTCGGGTGTTGCAGGCGCTATAAGTGATGAACTGAAGATCGGTGATCTGATCATCGCAAACGGACTATGTCAACATGATCTGGATATCACCGCTTTTGGACATCCATTCGGGTATGTACCAGAAGGGAATGTCTGCATCTCTACAGATACCGTATTACGTGATATTGCTAAAACTGTAGCGAAGGAAAAAGGTTTAACTATCAAAGAGGGTATCATCGCAACGGGAGATCAGTTTATCGCAGACCCTGAACGTAAGGAGTGGATCAAGAGTACTTTTAAAGCTGATGCTCTAGAGATGGAAGGGGCAAGTGTTGCAGTGGTCTGTAATGCGTTGAATGTACCTTTCTTTATTTTACGTGCGATCTCGGATAGTGCCGATATGGATGCAAGTTTTAATTTTGATGCATTTTTGGAAAGCTCTGCAAAGATCTCTGCTGATTTCATTTTGAGTATGGTGGATACAATTGGACGATAA
- the rd gene encoding rubredoxin → MSKKYICTVCDYIYDPEIGDPDSGIAPGTAFEDIPEDWVCPDCNVGKSDFEVLSVT, encoded by the coding sequence ATGAGTAAAAAGTATATTTGTACCGTCTGTGACTACATTTATGACCCTGAGATTGGTGATCCTGACTCAGGTATTGCGCCGGGGACTGCATTTGAAGATATCCCTGAAGATTGGGTCTGTCCGGATTGTAATGTGGGCAAAAGTGACTTCGAAGTGCTCTCAGTAACATAG
- a CDS encoding peptidylprolyl isomerase → MTVTNENCVVGIEYEVKQAGTTEVVDSNKGGAPLEFIIGKGQIIPGLENALVGMAQGESGDIMVAAADAYGDVNPEAIQTLPIEQFEGVDLVEGMTLYGQGQDGQTVQVTVKSFDDKEVNVDFNHPLAGKDLMFSVTVLSAREATADEVSSGVVGGAPAAGGSCGSGCGCH, encoded by the coding sequence ATGACAGTAACAAACGAAAACTGTGTAGTCGGTATCGAATACGAAGTAAAACAAGCAGGTACAACAGAGGTTGTAGACAGCAATAAAGGTGGTGCACCACTAGAGTTCATCATTGGAAAAGGACAGATCATTCCAGGTCTTGAGAATGCACTTGTAGGTATGGCTCAAGGTGAAAGCGGAGACATTATGGTTGCTGCTGCAGATGCATACGGTGATGTAAATCCGGAAGCAATTCAAACACTTCCTATCGAACAGTTCGAGGGTGTAGATCTTGTAGAAGGTATGACACTTTATGGTCAAGGTCAAGATGGTCAGACTGTACAAGTTACAGTAAAATCTTTTGATGATAAAGAAGTGAATGTTGATTTTAACCACCCATTGGCTGGTAAAGACCTGATGTTCTCAGTAACTGTGTTAAGTGCAAGAGAAGCAACTGCGGATGAAGTATCATCTGGTGTAGTTGGCGGTGCACCTGCAGCTGGCGGTAGCTGTGGTTCAGGATGTGGTTGTCACTAA
- a CDS encoding murein hydrolase activator EnvC codes for MRSLILICFVAIGLLHSASTTSKIETSKEKLSAASAAKKKTSRQLHKIAKDIQAAEKDIVYLETKIGELEIDQKRSEEKYAVLKTELVKSEKDLASTSQALEAKHQAFVSLLSEQFSIVFAMEKAHEPTKESILSHEVYIAYKNHNTKMLAALKKDLEKLKKQKEDKVYLRNKTKNEIARIVKKRDEYAQKKAAKEKLRKKLASDEEKYNAKLAKIVDKQNSLRSTLAKLNILHTQEVNEARKRAEAEKEAMRLEKKRQREIREAKALARIKARKAQEALQAAKTEQERKKARLAASEAKKAEQKSYKESEKVRQVNSSYQKSKTYAYRGGKTISPLPGARIIKKFGTYVDPIYKIKIFNESITLKSPAANSKVKNILNGKVVFAGKSSMLGNVVVVSHSSKIHTVYAGLSKIAPTIHVGAKIQKGYVVGKVNEKLIFQATKDSKHINPLRLITI; via the coding sequence GTGAGATCTTTAATTCTGATCTGCTTTGTAGCAATAGGGTTGCTTCATAGTGCATCAACGACTTCAAAGATCGAAACGTCTAAAGAAAAGCTCTCTGCTGCATCAGCTGCCAAAAAAAAGACAAGCAGACAGCTTCACAAAATTGCCAAGGACATACAGGCTGCAGAGAAGGATATCGTTTATCTTGAAACGAAGATCGGTGAACTTGAAATAGATCAAAAAAGATCAGAAGAGAAGTATGCCGTATTAAAAACTGAATTGGTTAAATCTGAAAAAGATTTAGCCTCTACAAGTCAGGCATTGGAAGCAAAACATCAAGCATTCGTCTCTTTGCTTTCTGAACAATTTTCCATCGTTTTTGCTATGGAAAAAGCACATGAACCTACGAAAGAATCTATACTTTCGCATGAAGTCTATATTGCCTATAAAAACCATAATACCAAAATGCTGGCTGCCCTAAAAAAAGATCTGGAAAAGCTTAAAAAACAGAAAGAGGATAAGGTCTATCTGCGCAATAAAACAAAAAACGAGATTGCACGTATTGTGAAAAAAAGAGACGAGTATGCGCAAAAAAAGGCAGCAAAAGAGAAGTTGCGTAAAAAGCTTGCTTCCGATGAAGAAAAATACAATGCAAAACTTGCAAAGATCGTGGATAAACAGAACTCTCTTCGCTCCACATTGGCCAAACTGAATATCTTACATACACAAGAGGTCAATGAAGCACGAAAAAGGGCAGAAGCTGAGAAAGAAGCGATGCGTCTTGAGAAAAAGAGACAAAGAGAGATACGCGAAGCCAAAGCATTGGCACGTATCAAAGCAAGAAAAGCCCAAGAGGCTCTGCAAGCAGCAAAAACAGAGCAAGAGAGAAAAAAAGCGCGCTTGGCTGCGTCTGAAGCAAAAAAAGCAGAGCAGAAGAGCTATAAAGAGAGTGAAAAAGTACGACAGGTAAACTCTTCGTATCAAAAGTCCAAAACCTATGCATACAGAGGCGGAAAAACAATCTCCCCACTGCCGGGAGCACGGATCATCAAAAAGTTCGGTACCTATGTGGATCCTATTTACAAGATCAAGATATTCAATGAGTCCATTACACTTAAATCGCCAGCAGCAAACTCAAAAGTAAAAAATATTTTGAACGGGAAAGTGGTGTTTGCGGGTAAAAGCAGTATGCTAGGAAATGTCGTGGTGGTTTCACATAGCAGTAAGATCCATACAGTCTACGCAGGACTCTCTAAAATTGCGCCTACCATACATGTCGGGGCAAAGATTCAAAAGGGATACGTGGTAGGAAAGGTCAATGAAAAACTTATTTTCCAGGCGACCAAAGACTCTAAGCATATTAACCCGTTGAGGCTGATAACTATATAG
- the trmB gene encoding tRNA (guanosine(46)-N7)-methyltransferase TrmB, whose protein sequence is MPHLKVTPFDTSIIEAQIKNSPMMTFCATALNRSDMLIGIEHAGEEFLLQLKPDEKAYLLKYDKVTRPLKVNILKEALESVSKALDLDVLSSNIAISNTKTPLSSEHFKKIEDFENITYPKEKISVEVGFGSGRHLLHQAKKNPDTLFIGLEIHTPSAQQVLKQIELQGLENIWVVNYDARLFLEMLPSNVCEQIFVHFPVPWDKKPHRRVISPSFLDESMRVLRMGGRLELRTDSDKYFWYALETFFAIPKVEVEVRKNEALEVTSKYEARWLRQEKDIYDVYVKCTQKSAPKELTIDFNFNDVKYTSGIEECLPKKALVFDGYFVHFERVYKISEEGLLIKCAFGSFDRPEHKYILLEKESCRYFVSPPVKTTVNFQAHQKLAEQMMLVKGE, encoded by the coding sequence ATGCCACACTTAAAAGTTACCCCCTTTGATACATCTATAATAGAAGCACAGATAAAAAACAGTCCTATGATGACCTTTTGCGCCACTGCACTGAACCGTAGCGATATGCTTATCGGTATTGAACATGCAGGAGAAGAGTTCTTACTGCAACTCAAACCGGATGAAAAAGCTTACTTGCTCAAATATGACAAAGTGACCAGACCCCTTAAAGTGAACATTCTCAAAGAAGCACTGGAGAGTGTTTCAAAAGCGTTGGACCTGGATGTGCTCTCTTCAAATATTGCTATATCCAATACAAAAACCCCGCTCTCTTCAGAACACTTTAAAAAGATAGAGGATTTCGAAAATATCACCTATCCTAAAGAGAAGATCTCTGTTGAGGTAGGATTTGGGAGTGGACGACATTTGCTTCATCAGGCGAAGAAGAATCCAGATACGCTTTTTATCGGGTTAGAGATCCATACACCTTCAGCACAACAGGTCCTTAAGCAGATCGAGCTTCAGGGGCTTGAGAATATTTGGGTTGTGAACTACGATGCAAGACTCTTCTTAGAGATGTTGCCTTCGAATGTATGTGAACAGATCTTTGTGCATTTCCCTGTGCCTTGGGACAAGAAACCACACAGAAGGGTGATCAGTCCCAGCTTTTTAGATGAGTCTATGAGAGTATTAAGAATGGGCGGACGCCTGGAGCTTCGTACAGACAGTGACAAATACTTTTGGTATGCGTTGGAAACCTTCTTTGCTATACCCAAGGTTGAAGTGGAAGTACGCAAAAATGAAGCCTTGGAAGTGACAAGTAAGTATGAAGCAAGGTGGCTTAGACAGGAAAAAGATATCTATGATGTGTATGTCAAATGCACGCAAAAATCAGCACCTAAAGAGTTGACTATAGATTTTAATTTTAATGATGTAAAATATACGTCAGGGATAGAAGAATGTTTACCGAAAAAAGCATTGGTATTTGACGGGTATTTCGTACACTTTGAACGGGTGTATAAAATATCTGAAGAGGGTCTACTTATCAAGTGTGCTTTTGGAAGTTTTGACAGACCGGAACATAAATACATTTTATTAGAAAAAGAGAGTTGCAGATATTTTGTCTCTCCACCTGTGAAGACAACAGTCAACTTTCAAGCACATCAAAAACTAGCTGAGCAGATGATGCTCGTCAAAGGAGAGTAG
- a CDS encoding cell division protein FtsX has product MKFIKNHLMFILPLMAILLGIEFYLVFERTTNTYEKGLQEGYFMLAVTKKPMELSDFQALNDHISTAEKIKRESIVSEVAKGISQSSSKEILATLPYFYNLGIDSYLHTSGLEEIKKDLEADANIKQVETFGSSYQSNYRLFAFIKFILKIFIVFMAIVSLFLIIKQMEIWKYAHKERMQVMEIFGAPLMLRSGVLFKVAFLDAIFSTLLVSAIFFYTKFYWAVQSGIDIMVQNQEALFKVSDIGILLGSSIVIVIIAVYTVVFSSKGVQE; this is encoded by the coding sequence ATGAAGTTCATTAAAAACCATCTTATGTTTATTTTGCCCCTGATGGCAATTTTATTGGGTATTGAATTTTATCTGGTATTTGAACGTACAACAAACACCTATGAAAAAGGGCTTCAAGAGGGTTATTTTATGCTTGCCGTAACCAAAAAGCCTATGGAGCTTTCTGATTTTCAAGCACTGAATGACCATATCAGTACCGCAGAGAAGATCAAACGCGAGAGTATCGTCTCAGAAGTGGCAAAAGGGATAAGTCAAAGTAGCAGCAAAGAGATCTTGGCCACATTGCCCTATTTTTATAATCTTGGCATAGACTCCTATCTTCATACTTCAGGGTTGGAAGAGATCAAAAAAGATCTTGAAGCGGATGCCAACATTAAACAGGTTGAAACATTCGGAAGCAGCTATCAGTCCAATTATCGACTTTTTGCATTTATTAAGTTCATACTGAAAATATTTATCGTTTTTATGGCCATTGTCAGTCTCTTTCTCATTATCAAACAGATGGAGATCTGGAAATATGCACATAAAGAGCGTATGCAGGTGATGGAGATATTCGGTGCACCGTTGATGCTCAGATCAGGTGTGCTTTTCAAAGTCGCTTTTCTGGATGCGATCTTTTCAACGCTGTTGGTCTCTGCGATCTTCTTTTATACCAAGTTTTACTGGGCGGTTCAGAGCGGGATAGATATCATGGTACAAAACCAGGAAGCACTTTTTAAGGTGAGTGATATCGGTATCTTGTTAGGCTCTTCTATTGTGATCGTTATTATTGCCGTCTATACGGTTGTATTTAGCAGTAAGGGGGTACAGGAGTGA
- a CDS encoding L,D-transpeptidase yields the protein MFKILFIVMTLVTAGMAGDEVEILPPIGTETMPVAKTVFKQIKDESEKIVDLTGKNFIVVSVRERGSDGRFYAVDRDGTVWWSGPVTSGAPEFRSPSGIFTIFQKKRYHMSKDFPDESGVNNMDYMMKFTKRGHALHKGSVDWLSHGCIHIDPKDVPVIYHWSNYQTKVVITRHTYMPFAKEDLSKIYGKR from the coding sequence ATGTTTAAAATCCTCTTCATTGTTATGACTTTGGTGACCGCAGGCATGGCAGGTGATGAGGTTGAAATACTGCCACCTATAGGAACAGAGACGATGCCTGTCGCTAAAACGGTTTTTAAACAGATTAAAGATGAGAGTGAAAAGATCGTTGATCTCACAGGAAAGAATTTTATCGTGGTCTCTGTACGTGAACGTGGGAGTGACGGACGTTTTTATGCTGTGGACCGTGATGGTACGGTATGGTGGAGCGGACCGGTCACTTCGGGTGCCCCAGAGTTTAGAAGCCCTTCTGGCATTTTCACGATCTTTCAGAAGAAGCGTTATCATATGTCCAAGGATTTTCCTGATGAGAGCGGTGTGAATAACATGGATTATATGATGAAGTTTACTAAAAGAGGACATGCTCTGCATAAGGGGAGTGTGGACTGGCTGTCACATGGTTGTATACATATAGACCCTAAGGATGTACCTGTGATCTATCACTGGTCCAACTATCAAACAAAAGTGGTCATCACCAGACATACCTATATGCCTTTTGCCAAAGAGGACTTGAGCAAAATCTACGGGAAAAGGTAA
- the fabD gene encoding ACP S-malonyltransferase gives MSIKCAFLFPGQGSQAVGMGQDFFNNSDIAKQMVADATERTGIDFENLLFEENDKLEKTEFTQPAILLVSAIAHTLFENEMPIKPVYALGHSLGEFSALVAVGAIDAIDAVELVNLRGKLMAEACAGQDVGMMVSLGLEDKVVEEICDAQREAGLKVWPVNYNAEGQIVIAGVKSDLEVLAPVLKEAKAKRAMLLNMSVASHCPLLESATAPLSEKLTEMLKDEFIAPVISNVTAKGYSSKAEALDLLPKQLVSPVLYKQSIAAFDDSVDCYVEFGHGGVLKGLNRKATNKPHFVVSDMASLETAIEEISKLG, from the coding sequence ATGTCAATCAAATGTGCATTTTTATTTCCGGGCCAAGGTTCACAAGCTGTAGGGATGGGCCAAGATTTTTTTAACAATTCTGATATAGCAAAACAGATGGTAGCTGATGCCACTGAAAGAACAGGTATAGACTTTGAAAACCTGCTTTTTGAAGAGAATGACAAGCTTGAAAAAACAGAGTTTACACAACCGGCTATCCTGCTTGTATCTGCAATAGCGCATACGCTGTTTGAAAATGAGATGCCTATCAAACCGGTCTACGCATTGGGGCACTCACTGGGTGAATTTTCTGCACTGGTCGCCGTAGGTGCTATAGATGCCATAGATGCAGTAGAACTAGTGAACCTTCGCGGTAAGCTGATGGCTGAAGCATGTGCCGGTCAGGATGTGGGGATGATGGTATCTCTCGGTCTTGAAGATAAGGTGGTTGAAGAGATCTGTGATGCACAAAGAGAAGCGGGATTAAAAGTATGGCCTGTGAACTATAATGCTGAAGGACAGATCGTGATCGCGGGTGTAAAGTCTGACCTTGAAGTTCTGGCACCTGTCCTGAAAGAAGCAAAAGCAAAAAGAGCGATGTTGCTTAACATGTCAGTCGCGAGTCACTGTCCACTCCTTGAGAGTGCTACAGCACCTTTATCAGAAAAGCTCACTGAGATGTTGAAGGATGAGTTTATTGCTCCAGTGATCTCAAATGTTACTGCAAAAGGATACAGCAGTAAAGCAGAGGCTTTGGATCTGCTTCCTAAACAGTTGGTCTCTCCTGTACTCTATAAGCAGTCTATAGCAGCTTTTGATGATTCTGTAGATTGTTATGTTGAATTCGGACATGGGGGTGTACTAAAAGGATTGAACCGTAAAGCAACCAACAAGCCACACTTTGTGGTTTCAGATATGGCATCGTTGGAAACAGCGATAGAAGAGATCAGTAAGCTAGGATAA
- a CDS encoding tol-pal system YbgF family protein: MRGILKKIAVPCVCMIFASTVSVYAEPSVYGFGTDESTENVQTTESSNASLASLQQQIAQQNERIDGLTTIIEGLSASIHELQQSGGANKASSMETNGSSNTALLQKLAAMIDEINANYVSKEELQSALGKTNQVKNTTKTLPPKSESIEGKSNAQLYSEAVRYFVKKRYDEAEKRFTITDTKGYKPAASNYYLGEIAYYTKKYEDAIFYFKKSAGIYDKASYIDTLLLHTAVSLEETGDKGQAKAFYENIIENYKGKKTAKIAKDRLKKL, from the coding sequence ATGAGAGGTATACTAAAGAAGATTGCAGTACCGTGTGTTTGTATGATCTTTGCAAGTACAGTGTCTGTCTATGCCGAACCTTCTGTGTATGGGTTTGGGACGGATGAATCTACGGAAAATGTACAAACCACAGAAAGTAGTAACGCAAGCTTGGCTTCCCTACAGCAGCAAATAGCCCAGCAAAATGAAAGAATAGACGGACTCACGACAATCATAGAGGGCTTGAGCGCATCTATTCATGAACTGCAGCAGTCTGGAGGGGCTAATAAGGCCTCTTCTATGGAGACAAATGGTTCATCTAACACGGCATTGCTTCAAAAGTTAGCGGCAATGATCGACGAGATCAATGCGAACTATGTGAGTAAAGAAGAGTTGCAAAGTGCTTTGGGCAAGACAAATCAGGTAAAAAACACCACAAAAACACTTCCTCCGAAGAGTGAATCCATTGAGGGTAAAAGTAATGCACAGCTTTATAGTGAAGCGGTACGCTATTTTGTTAAAAAACGTTATGATGAAGCGGAGAAAAGATTTACGATAACCGATACAAAAGGCTATAAGCCTGCCGCATCAAACTATTACCTGGGAGAAATAGCCTACTATACCAAGAAGTATGAAGATGCAATATTCTATTTTAAAAAGAGTGCAGGTATTTACGACAAGGCTTCCTATATAGATACACTGCTTCTTCATACTGCTGTTTCGCTTGAAGAGACTGGTGACAAAGGCCAGGCAAAAGCATTTTATGAGAATATCATAGAGAACTATAAGGGAAAGAAAACAGCAAAGATCGCTAAAGATAGATTGAAAAAACTTTAG
- a CDS encoding fibronectin type III domain-containing protein, translating to MKKSILILWAVSLITFNGCGAVKGLMTYGTDPSLETIEQVHALPRMNSVGFEWKKIDDHRIHGVNIYRSDASKEGQRFQRIGTVGNPYATHFVDTHVHADSMYRYRFSTFTFGKESRLSETIEVRTHPPFPAVSFVKAYRVAPSVVKLLWKPHADPSIDSYIVERSVDGTEWTFVSQVQGQLMAEYIDTFVRGGHTYSYRIIAQSYDKIRAYPSEATKITL from the coding sequence ATGAAAAAATCGATCCTCATACTCTGGGCAGTCTCTTTGATCACCTTTAACGGGTGTGGTGCTGTCAAGGGTTTGATGACCTATGGTACAGACCCCTCATTAGAAACGATTGAACAGGTACATGCTTTACCCAGAATGAACTCTGTAGGTTTTGAATGGAAGAAGATCGATGACCATCGTATACACGGTGTCAATATATACAGAAGTGATGCTTCGAAAGAAGGGCAGCGTTTTCAACGGATAGGTACCGTGGGCAACCCTTATGCAACACACTTTGTAGATACACATGTCCATGCAGACAGTATGTATCGTTATCGCTTTAGTACCTTTACTTTTGGAAAAGAGTCCAGGCTCAGTGAGACGATAGAAGTAAGAACCCACCCTCCATTTCCAGCAGTCTCTTTTGTGAAAGCCTATAGGGTAGCACCCTCTGTGGTAAAACTGCTGTGGAAACCGCATGCAGATCCAAGTATCGATAGTTATATCGTAGAAAGATCAGTGGATGGTACTGAATGGACATTTGTCTCACAGGTACAAGGACAGTTGATGGCTGAATACATTGATACTTTTGTAAGAGGCGGACATACATACAGCTACCGGATCATCGCACAAAGTTATGACAAAATACGCGCTTATCCAAGCGAAGCAACAAAAATTACATTATAA